CGACAGCAGAGAACCCAGGGCAACGATGGCCAACAACTGCTTCATGGCCGGGCTCCGTCCTTGGGTTGGTCGTCAATGATCGACACCGTGGCGGTACGCCCGGCGATCATGCGAAAGTCCGCCGGCACCTCGTCAAAGGCAATGCGCACCGGGATTCGCTGGGCAAGCCGTACCCAACTGAACGCCGGGTTGACGTTGGGCAGCAGGTTGGAGCCACTGCTGCGGTCGCGGTCTTCGATGCCGGCGACGATGCTCTGCACATGCCCGTGCAAACGGGCGTTGTCGCCGATCACGCGGATGTCGACGCCCATGCCGACGTGGATACCGTCGAGCTTGGTCTCTTCGAAATAGCCGTCGATGTGAAACGAGTTGCTGTCCACCACCGACAACACCGGGCGCCCCGCGGTGACGAACTCCTGGGTGCGCGGCGCGCGGTCGTTGACGTAGCCGTCCACGGGGCTGCGGATTACCGAACGGTCGAGGTTGAGCTGCGCCGAATCCACCGTCACCTGGGCTTCGGCCAGGGCCGATTGGGCGCGGGCCACGCGAGACTGGCTTTCTTCCAACTGTTCGCTGGGCACCAGGTTGCCGAGGCCACGGTTGCGCTTATATTCGCGCTGGGCCTGCGCCAGGGTTTCCTGGCGGTCGGCCACGGCGGCCTGGGCCTGACGCAGCGCCAGTTTGAAGCGGTCCTGGTCGACCGCAAACAGCACCTGGCCTTTGCTTACCAATTGGTTGTCGTGCACATCCACGCGCTGGATCAGCCCGGACACGTCCGGGGCGATCTGTACGATGTCGGCACGGATGTGCCCGTCACGGGTCCAGGGCGCAAACATGTAGTACATGACCATGCGCCACACCACCACCACCGCAAAACTCACGATCAGCAGCGTCAGGACCACACGGCCAATAGTCAAAAAAGGTTTTTTCATGTCATCAGGTATCGACTGAGTGAGTCCACCGCGCCCAGCAACAGCGCGTAGAGCCCCACATTGAACAATGCCCGGTGCCAGACCAGGCGATAGAAGTGGAGGCGGGTCAATAACCCGTGCACCACCAGAAACAGCACGTACGTAATGCCCATCAGCACCAGCAGCGTGGGCAGGAACACCCCACTGATATCCAGATCACCGATCATAAAGGCGCTCCATCGGGCAGCGGCGCTTCCATCTCCGTGCCGCCAATAAATTCCACGCCGGGCAACAACGCCAGGCGCAGGCCCGCCAGCGCATGCAGCAGGTGCAGGCGGGTGTCGTCTTCGTCTTGCAGGCCCTGACCGTTGAGGGCACGGCGAGTGCGGTCGAGGGTCATCAGCAGACCGCTGGGCGCAGGCAAGCGTTCACCCGCTTTCAGGCAGGCCTTGAAGTAACCGCCCACGCCTTCCACCACTTGGTTGAGCAGCACACGCGGCACGCCGAGGATGCGCGGCGAGTAGGCCAGCAGGTCGAGCAGGTTGAGCGCCACGCGCAAGTCGCGCAGGGCGATGCCGGTGTCCTGGTTGATCAGGGCCAGGCGCGGCAGGTGCTGCATCAAGCGGTCAAGCATTTGCACCGCCAGGTGTCGGTGTTCAGCCAATGTGGCCGGCTCGGTGAGGCCGACGATGTCGTGCCAGCTGAAACGGGTCAGGCGCTTGGCGGCCAGCTCGGCGCCGAACGGGCGGGCGATCAGCGTCCACACAAACGCGAACAGCAGGCCCACGGGCCCGGCCAGGTTGACGTTGGCGAAGTTGAGGAAGTCGGCGTCATAGGCGCCCTGGATGCTGATAAACGACGAGGTGTTGACCAGCGTCAGCAGCATGCCCAGGTAGAAGCGCGGCTGCACGGTCAGCGTGCCGATGCAGATAAACGGCACGGCGAATGCCAGTACCAGCATCGGAAAATCGTGCAGGTTGGGCAGCACCAAAAACAGATAGAGGCTGGCAAACAGCACCGACATCGCCGTCCAGAAAAAGAACCGGTAGATCTGCGGCGCGGGGTCGTCCATCGAGGCGAAGAAACTGCACGCCACGGCGGCCAGGATCACCGCGCTGCCGCCGTCGGTCCAGCCCAGCAGAATCCACAGCACCGAGGCGACGATAATCGCGGTGACGGTGGAAAACGCCGAGTAGAACATCAGGCCACGGTCGAGAAACGGCGTGAGCCGGCCCAGGCGCCAGTGACGGTAGACGGCGCGCCAGGTGTCCTGGCTTTCGCAATGGATGGCGGCCTGCAGGCTGCGGCAGTCCTGCCACAGGTCGACCCATTCGCCGAGGCGGTACAGGGCGTTGGAAAACAGCAGGGTGTGGCGGTCATCCAGCGCATCGCCCTCGGGTTGTTGAGCTTCGATCCGGTCACGCAGGGCGCGCCAACTGTCCAGCGACGGGTTGTCGGTGCTGCTTTGCAGCCACTGGGCGGTGGCGTCCAGCAGCGGTTTGAGGCGTTCGAGAAACTGCGGCGCGCGCTGTTCGACGGCGTACAAGGCGTCATCCAACTCCTCCACCACCGGCAGCAGGTGGATCATGCGCCCGCGCAGCTCCTTGGTATTGCGCACCGTCTGCGGCCGCGCGCCTTCGTGGGGCAGCTGGCCGATCATCAGTTCCAGGGTGTTGAAGGTGGCGACCATGCCGCCGCGCAAAGTGCTGATTTCGTCAGGCTGCACCGTACGCGTGAGGAACCGCTGGCTGTAGACCTGTGCGTCGGCAAACCATTTGGCCACCGAACCGTCGAACACCGGCGCCAGGCGCCGCGGCCAGA
The sequence above is drawn from the Pseudomonas quebecensis genome and encodes:
- a CDS encoding FUSC family protein — protein: MNGFFTGFPPARDWFYGVRTFAASMIALYIAMLMQMPRPYWAMATVYIVSSPFVGPTSSKALYRAIGTLMGAAAAVFFVPMFVQSPYILVVVIALWTGTLLFLSMHLRTANNYALMLAGYTLPLIALPVVDNPLAVWDVAEARTEEIFLGIVVAAVVGAMFWPRRLAPVFDGSVAKWFADAQVYSQRFLTRTVQPDEISTLRGGMVATFNTLELMIGQLPHEGARPQTVRNTKELRGRMIHLLPVVEELDDALYAVEQRAPQFLERLKPLLDATAQWLQSSTDNPSLDSWRALRDRIEAQQPEGDALDDRHTLLFSNALYRLGEWVDLWQDCRSLQAAIHCESQDTWRAVYRHWRLGRLTPFLDRGLMFYSAFSTVTAIIVASVLWILLGWTDGGSAVILAAVACSFFASMDDPAPQIYRFFFWTAMSVLFASLYLFLVLPNLHDFPMLVLAFAVPFICIGTLTVQPRFYLGMLLTLVNTSSFISIQGAYDADFLNFANVNLAGPVGLLFAFVWTLIARPFGAELAAKRLTRFSWHDIVGLTEPATLAEHRHLAVQMLDRLMQHLPRLALINQDTGIALRDLRVALNLLDLLAYSPRILGVPRVLLNQVVEGVGGYFKACLKAGERLPAPSGLLMTLDRTRRALNGQGLQDEDDTRLHLLHALAGLRLALLPGVEFIGGTEMEAPLPDGAPL
- a CDS encoding DUF1656 domain-containing protein, producing the protein MIGDLDISGVFLPTLLVLMGITYVLFLVVHGLLTRLHFYRLVWHRALFNVGLYALLLGAVDSLSRYLMT
- a CDS encoding efflux RND transporter periplasmic adaptor subunit, encoding MKKPFLTIGRVVLTLLIVSFAVVVVWRMVMYYMFAPWTRDGHIRADIVQIAPDVSGLIQRVDVHDNQLVSKGQVLFAVDQDRFKLALRQAQAAVADRQETLAQAQREYKRNRGLGNLVPSEQLEESQSRVARAQSALAEAQVTVDSAQLNLDRSVIRSPVDGYVNDRAPRTQEFVTAGRPVLSVVDSNSFHIDGYFEETKLDGIHVGMGVDIRVIGDNARLHGHVQSIVAGIEDRDRSSGSNLLPNVNPAFSWVRLAQRIPVRIAFDEVPADFRMIAGRTATVSIIDDQPKDGARP